The Streptomyces rimosus genomic interval TCGCGTTCGCCGGACCGGGGACCCCGGTGGACCGTCCCTCACCCGAGCCCCCTCCCCGGCCCGGGCCCGCGGCGGCAGGGAGCATCCTGCCCGGTACTCCTCAGCCGCCTCGCCCCAGGCCATAGGCACCACACGTCATGAGCCGCCGTGCACGCGCGCGCACGCCGCGCGGCTCCCGCCCGTCATCGCGCACGTGCTCAGCGCCAGGGTGACACGCCACCGCCCGCCGCGCTCGCGGTTCGCCAACTCCGTCCGGCGGCGCGGCCGTTGTACGCCGCGCCGGACCGGCCGTCGCGCCAGGTCAGCCGGGGGACGGACGGCCGTACGAGGTCAGCGCTTGGCCACGAAAACGTGGGCGGCGATCTCGGATTGCAGTTCCGCGGCCTCGCCGCTGCTGCCGACGAGCACACCGGAGGGCGACTCGGTCACACTGACCACCGCGCCCGGCTGCACACCGGCCCGCCGCAGCGTGTACATGAGCTGGGCGTCCGCCTGGATGGGCTCGCCGATGCGGCGCACCACGACCGTCTTGCCGTCCGCGCCCGCCTCCAGGTCCATCAGGCTCACCATGCCGGCGTCCAGGAACGGGTCGGCCTCGGCCTTCTCGCCCAGCTCCTCCAGACCCGGGATGGGGTTGCCGTACGGCGACTCCGTCGGATGCCGCAGCAGCTCGACGACGCGGCGCTCGACCGCCTCGCTCATCACGTGCTCCCAGCGGCACGCCTCGGCGTGCACCTGCTCCCACTCCAGGCCGATGACGTCGACCAGCAGGCACTCGGCGAGGCGGTGCTTGCGCATGACGCGGGTCGCCAGCCGACGGCCCTCCTCGGTCAGCTCCAGATGGCGGTCGCCCGCGACCGTGAGCAGGCCGTCGCGCTCCATGCGCGCCACGGTCTGGCTGACCGTCGGGCCGCTCTGTTCGAGCCGCTCCGCGATCCGGGCGCGCATCGGGACCACACCTTCCTCTTCCAGCTCAAGGATGGTGCGGAGATACATCTCCGTGGTGTCGATCAGTCCGGACATGCGTGCCCCTCGATGTGTCGTGCGGTGGCCCTGACCTCAATTCTGACGCATCCCACCGACAACGGTTCCGCGTCCGCTCCGCCCACCGCCTCCGGGGACCCGGCGGGGCGGCCGCCACCCTGCGGCGGGACGGCAACCGGGCGACGCCCGGGCGGCCGGAAGGTTGCCACCCGGTCGCGAGCGGCGGCGTACACCGTATTGACAGGGCACTGGTCCAGACCGCAACGTGATCCGCGCCACGGGCGAGGACCGACGGGGACCGCGGGGGCTGGTGGGGGCGGCGTTTCCCGGCGCCGGCCGGGCGCCAGTACGTGCCGGAACGCGTCGGAACACGTCAGAACGTGGACAAACGTACGAGGACCAACGTACAAGACCGAGGAACACCGACGAGAGGGGCCCCGCGGCGATGGGCGAGAGCAACCGGTTGGCCGGGCAGTACTTCGACGCCGCGATCGAGCTGCTGCGCCGGGTGCGCGACGAGGAGGACGAGCGGATCGGCGCGGCCGGCACGCTGATCGCCGACACCGTCGAGGCGGGCGGCCGGGTCTTCGTCTTCGGCGCCGGGCACTCCTCGCTCCCCGCCCAGGACACCGTCTACCGGGCCGGCGGGCTCGCGATCATGAACCTGCTGACCGTGCCGGGCGTGGTCGGCGTCGACGTACGGCCCGCCACCCTCGGCAGCGCGCTGGAGCGGGTGGACGGGCTGGCCGGGGCCGTCCTGGACACCAGCCCCCTGGAGGCCGGTGACGTGCTGATCATCATCTCGCTCTCCGGGCGCAACTCGCTGCCCGTGGAGATGGCGATGAACGCGCGGGCGCTCGGCCTGAAGGTCATCGGCGTGACCTCGGTGGCGTACGCGGACGAGACCAGGTCCCGGCACGTCTCGGGCACCCACCTCAGGGACCACTGCGACCTGGTCCTGGACAGCAAGATCCCGGTGGGCGACGCGGAGTTGACGGTGCCGGGCATCGAGGCGCCGTTCGCGCCCGCCTCCACGGTCGTCACCAGCGCGATCATGCAGTCGGTGGTCGCGACGGCCGCCGGGGTGCTGGCCGACCGCGGCATCGAGCCGCCGCTGCTGCGCTCCGGGAACGTGGACGGCGGGCACGACTGGAACGGCCGGGTGATGCGGGAGTACGCGGACCGGATCTACTACCGGCAGTAGCGGCCGGTCCGGCGGCCTACGGCTCCCGCCCCGCGGGGCCGCCCGCCAGGTCCAGCGCCGCCGCGATCCGGGACGCGACGTCTTCCGCGTACGACGCGTCCGCCCGGTCGAACGGGCGCCGGGAGGGGCCGCGCAGGAACGTCGCCACGCCCAGCGTCCGCCCCCGGCTGCGCAGCACCACGCACAGGCCGTGCACCGTGCCGTCCGGCCACTTGCGGGCCGCGGCCCAGCCCTCCGCGATCGCCGGGCCCGCGCCGGCCCGTACCGAGCCGCACCGCTCCAGTGCCTGGGCGGCCGGGTGGCCCGGGCCGTAGGCCACCGGGATGCCGGTCGGCGGCATGGCCTCGGAGGGGCCGGGCGCGCCGGCGGGCGAGGCGATGGCCCGTACGAGAGCGGGCGGACCGGCCGCGTCCGGGCCGACGGCGGACACACCGGTGTCACCGCCGCCACCGCCCCCCACCACATCGATCAGCCCGTGATCGGCGAACCCGGCGAGGGCGAAGTCGAGGTGGACCGCCGCCGCCTCCATCGGGTCCTCGCACTCCCCCGCCGCCCGGCCCGCGCGGTGCAGCTGCTGGGCGCGGAAGCGCAGCAGCGAGGCTTCCTGTTCCGCGCGCTTGGCGTCCGTGACGTCCTGGAAGATCCAGCCCACGCCGAGCGGCACGGGCTCCTCCGCCAGCGGCGAGGCCAGCCGGACGAAGCCGCTGCGCCAGCACCGGCGGGTCTGTTCGACCTCGTCGGACCGGAGCGTCACCCACAGCTCGGCGGCGGCCGGCGGCGTGCCCTCCGCCAGGACGTGGGTCAGGGCGCTCTCCAGTTCCTCCACGCCCTGGGCCAGCAGATCACCCAGCGGACGCCCCAGGACGGCCGTACGGCCCATCCCCAGGGCGCGGGCGGCGTGCGCGTTGACGACGGCGGGCCGCAGGTCGGCGTCGACCAGCACGACGCCCCAGGAGGCGTCCACGAAGAGCGCCTCGCTCAGCGCGATGGAACGCTCCAGGTCGATCTGCGCGTGCACCTCGCTGAACGCGCAGTACACGCCCGCCGCCCGCCCGTCGGGCCCGAGCACGGCGGAGGACTGCGTACGCACCAGGACGCGGCGCCCGTCCTTGGTCAGCAGCGCGAACTCGTGGACCTGGCGTCCGGGCGAGCGGGTCGCCGCGAGCAGGTCGGCCTCGACCTCGTCGGCGTCCTCCTTGCGGACCGCCCATCCGGCCAGCCCCTGCCGGCCGACGGCCTCGGCCGCCGTCCAGCCGAGCAGCCGCTCGGCCTCGCGGTTCCAGTGGGTGACCGCGCCGTCCGCGCCGAAGGCGCACAGCGCGGCGTCCATCCCGTCCAGCAGGGCGGCGAGCAGGCCGGAGTCCTCACTGTCCGGCTGCGGGTCCGGACCGTCACCGGGCACGGCGCCCGCGCACGCGTCGTCCGGCGGACCGCCCCGGTCCGCGGCCCGCCCCGGCCCCCCGGGCGGTACGGGCTCGAAGCGGTGCGACGAGGACGACGAAGAGGACGACGAAGACGAAGCAGCCACTGGCACCCCCTACGAACGCGGCCGCACGTGCCGCACGTCGGATCATTCAACTGGAACGTGACGCGGGCCACACCCCATTCGGCGAAATCGCCGCCCCGGGAAATTCGGTTGTGCGGCCCCGGGGCCGGTTCCTAGGGTGTGAGGCACACGAGAAGGGAGGTGGTTCGGCAGATGATTTCTTACCGGACGCGTGAGGTGACTGCGGGCTAGCGGCCCGTCGTCGCACTCAGTGTGCAGCGCCGGACCAGCGCAGGAGTCAGCTGCGCAGCCGGCCCAATCCCCAGCAGTCACCCGACCCGCGGGCTGCCGGTTCGTCCGACCGGCCCCTTCGCGCCCCAGGCGCGGGGGAAGCCCGCGGGTCGCCTGCGTTCGCGGGCGCTTCGCGGGCACGGACGCGGCGCGGGTACGGACGCGCCCGTACCCGCCCCGGCGCTCAAGGCGCCAGCCGTACGACGGCCCAGCCGTCCCCGTCCCCCTGCCGCTCGTAGCGCAGCCGGTCGTGCAGACGGTTCTCCCGGCCCTGCCAGAACTCGACGGTCTCGGCGACGACCCGGATGCCGCCCCAGTGCGGCGGCGCGGGCACCTGCTCGCCCTCCGGGTAACGGGCCGCCAGCTCCGCCCAGCCGCGCTCCAGTTCGGCGCGGGAGGCGACCGGCGCCGACTGGTCGCTGGCCCAGGCGCCCAGCTGCGATCCGTGCGGGCGGGTGCGGAAGTACGCGGCGGTCTCGTCGCGGCCGATGCGGGTGGCCGGTCCTGTGATGATCACCTGGCGGGCCAGCGGGTGCCACGGGAAGAGCAGCGAGGCGTACGGATTCTCCGCCAGGTCGCGGCCCTTGCGGCTGGTGTAGTTGGTGAAGAACACGAAGCCGTGCTCGTCGAACCGCTTGAGCAGCACGGTCCTTGAGCTGGGGCGGCCGGCGGCGTCGGCGGTCGAGACGACCATCGCGTTCGGTTCGTGCAGTCCGCTCGCGGCCGCTTCCTTGAACCAGCGCGCGAACTGGTCGTACGGGCTCGGAGCGAGGTCTGTCTCGTCGAGTCCCTCGGCGCGGTACTGCGCCCGCATGGCGGAAGGATCGAACGGATCGGGGAGCGGCGTGTCGGCGGAGTGCACGGCCACATCTTGCAGCATGGAGGGCTGTTGGGGCAGCCGGGTGGCAGGGAAGTCTGCCCCTCGACGGCCCGGCGTAACCCTCTCGTAAGCGAATCGCCCGGTGTGCCGGATGTCACGCTTCCCGGGAAGTGCCGGACCGGCCAAAATCGTGCCGCGCGCCACTGTGGCGCGGCGACAGCGCGGGATATCGTGTCCGCCCTGAAGTGATCGAAGTGACGTGCTCCGGGCGGGATGCCACGGGTGCCGGTCGGGTGACCAACGCCCGCGCGGGGCATGACGGGAGTGACCGGTACGGACCGCGAGCCGCAGGGTGGCCGCGTACCCGGACCGGCGCCCGGCCGGCCGCGCGGCGTCCCGCGAACCGCCGACCCGGCCGGCCTGACCTGACAGATCTTGAACGCACGGCATCTTGGTCATGAGCCGCATGTCGTCCACATCTTGAGGAGCCGCCTGATGTCCGACTTCGTACCCGGACTCGAAGGAGTCGTCGCGTTCGAGACGGAGATCGCCGAACCGGACAAGGAAGGCGGCGCGCTCCGGTACCGCGGTGTCGACATCGAGGACCTCGTCGGGAAGGTCTCCTTCGGGAACGTGTGGGGGCTGCTGGTCGACGGATCGTTCAACCCCGGTCTGCCGCCGGCCGAGCCGTTCCCGATCCCCGTCCACTCGGGTGACATCCGGGTGGACGTGCAGTCCGCGCTGGCCATGCTCGCGCCGGTGTGGGGCCTGAAACCGCTGCTGGACACCGATGAGCAGACGGCGCGGGACGAGCTGGCGCGGGCCGCGGTCATGGCGCTCTCGTACGTCGCGCAGTCGGCGCGCGGGCAGGGCCTGCCGATGGTGCCGCAGAAGGAGATCGACAAGGCCGGGACCGTCGTCGAGCGCTTCATGAAGCGGTGGCGGGGCGAGCCGGACCCCAAGCACGTCGCGGCCGTGGACGCGTACTGGACCTCGGCGGCCGAGCACGGCATGAACGCGTCCACCTTCACGGCCCGGGTCATCGCCTCGACCGGGGCCGATGTGGCGGCGGCGCTGTCCGGCGCGGTGGGCGCGATGTCCGGGCCGCTGCACGGCGGGGCGCCGTCCCGGGTCCTCGGCATGATCGAGGAGATCGAGCGGACGGGTGACGCGACGGCGTATGTGAAGCGGGCGCTGGACCGCGGCGAGCGGCTGATGGGCTTCGGCCACCGGGTGTACCGCGCCGAGGACCCGCGGGCGCGGGTGCTGCGGCGCACGGCGCGCGAGCTGGGCGCGCCGCGCTTCGAGGTCGCGGAGGCGCTGGAGAAGGCCGCCCTGGAGGAGCTGCACAACCGGCGCCCGGACCGCGTGCTGGCGACGAACGTGGAGTTCTGGGCGGCGATCGTGCTGGACTTCGCGGAGGTTCCGGCGCACATGTTCACGTCGATGTTCACCTGTGCCCGTACGGCGGGCTGGAGCGCGCACATCCTGGAGCAGAAGCGGACCGGCCGCCTGGTCCGGCCGTCTGCCAAGTACGTGGGCCCGGGGCCGCGCGGCCCGGAAGCGGTGGACGGCTACACGGCGCCCGCGTAACGGGCCGGGCGCTCCTGGCGCCGTACGGCGTCCTCGGTGACGGGCGTGAAGAGGTTGACCAGGTTGCCGTCGGGGTCCCGCAGGAGCAGGGAGCGGTTGCCCCACGGCATGGTCGTCGGCTGCTGGACGAAGGTGTGGCCGAGGTCGGTCAGGCGACGGTGTTCCGCGTCCACGTCCGGGACGCGGAACTCGATGATCACCGAGTGGTTGGCGGCGGCCCGCGCGATGTCCTCCCCGAACAAGGCCACCGTGCGGCTGCCGGCGATCGCCAGCGTGCCGGACGGCGTGACGCATTCGGCGAATTCCGGGGTGGCCCACTCGGCCCGTACGCCGGTGACGTGCTCGTAGAACCCGACGAGGCGGGCGACGTCGTCGGTGATCATGCGGAGGGAGACGAGGTTCATGGTGCGGCTTTCTGGCGTAGGGAAATGCGCCCGGATCTGCGGGCTCCGCTCACGCTAGGACCCATACCGGACAGATTCCGCCCGGTATGGGCGTCACACTTTCCGGGTGACCACTTCGACCACCGCCCGGGTGCTCGCCCTGCTGGAGATCCTCCAGGGCGGCGGCGTCCGTACCGTTCCCGAGCTGGCCGCCCGCCTCGGCGTCGACGAGCGCACCGTCCGCCGCTACGTCGGCCACCTGCTGGACCTGGACATCCCCGTCGACGCGGTGCGGGGCCGCTACGGCGGCTACCGGCTCGCCCCCGGCTACCGGATGCCGCCGCTGATGCTCACCGACGAGGAAGCCCTTGCCGTGCTGCTCGGCCTGCTCGCGGGGCAGCGCGGCGGGCCGGGCGCCGCCTCCGCGGCGGCCGGTGAGAGTGCCGCTGCGAAGGTGCGGCGGGTGCTGCCGGTGGCTCTGCGGCAGCGGCTGGAAGCGCTGCTGGAGACGGCCGACTTCACCGAGCGGCCCCGTCCCGCGGCCCCGCCGGAGGCGGCGGTGCTGCTCGAACTCGCCGAAGCCGTACGCAAGCGGCGGCCGGTGGCGTTCGCGTACACCGACCGCAAGGGCGACGGCAGCGCCCGCACGGTCCTGCCGTACGGTCTCGTGGCGCACTCCGGGCGGTGGTACCTGACCGGGGCCGGACGGGACGGCGGGGAGATGCGGATCTTCCGGCTGGACCGGATCGCCTCCGTCCGCGTGCTGTCCGGTTCGTTCGAGATCCCGGACGGTTTCGACCCGGCGGCGACCGTCCTCGACCATCTCGCCCGTACGCCGTGGAAACACGACGTGTCGCTGCGCGTCCGCGGCACCGTCGAGCACCTTCACGACCACCTCCCGGCCGGGATCGCCGCCCTGTCCCACGACGAGCCCGACCCGTCCGATGACGAGCCCGGATGGGTCCGCGTCCGCATCCGGGCCGAGCGGCTGGACTGGATTCCGCCCGTACTGGCCGCGCTGGACCGCCCGTTCGTCATCGAGCGCCCGGCCGCCCTGCGCGACCTGGTGCGTGCGCTGGCCCGGCGCCTCGGCTCGTACGCGGACGCTGACGACCCGTCCCGCTGAGCCCCCTCAGCCCCCGTTCAGCACGGTGTCCAGGATGTGCGCCCACTGTGTCACCACGCGGTCGCGGCGGGGCTTGTCGTCGGTGAGGAGCGTGGCGAGGCCGAGGCCGCGGGACATGTCGAGGAGGCCCTGTACGGTCTCGCGGACGCCGGGGACCGCCTCGTCGGCGCCCAGCAGGGCGACCGCCGTGCGGTGCGCCTCGCGGCCCACCCGGGCCTCCAGGGCGGTGACCCGCTCGCGCAGCGGCTCCTCGTCGGAAGCGGCCACCCACAGATGCAGGGCGGCGCGGAAAAGAGGACCCGTATAGAGGCCGACGATCTCCTCGACGACGATACGGGTGCGTGCCGACGATCCGGTGGGCGGCAGGTCGTTCGCCACCGCCTTGAGCGCGCTCTGCCGCATCTCCGCGACATGCTCGACGGCGGCCGTGAACAGGTCCTCGCGGGTACGGAAATGGTGCTGGGCGGCCCCCCGCGAGACGCCCGCGCGCTCCGCGACGACGGAGACCGTACTGCCGCTCCAGCCCCGCTCGGCGAGGCAGGAGACGGCCGCTTCCAGCAGGGCGCGGCGGGTGGCGCGGCTGCGTTCCTGCTGCGGCTCCTTGGCGGCGCGGGAGGAGGTCACCGTACCCATGACGGTTCCCGGCGCTGGAGGAAGGCGGTCATGCCCTCGCGGGCCTCGTCGGAGGCGAAGAGGCGGGCCGAGGTCTCGGCGAGGGCCGCGGTGTCGCGGTCGAAGGCCCGCAGGACTTCGGCGGTGACCAGGGCCTTGGACTCCGCCAGGCCCTGCGGGGAGCCCTTGCGCAGCCCGGCCAGCACCGGTTCGAGGGCCGCGTCGGGATCGTCGGCGGCCATCGTCACCAGGCCGGTGCGGGCCGCTTCGGCGGCGTCGAAGCGCTCGCCGGTCAGGTAGTAGCGGGACGCGGCCCGCGGGTCCATACGGGGCAGCAGCGGCATGGAGATCACGGCGGGGGCGAGGCCGAGGCGGGCCTCGGTGAAGGCGAACGTGGCGCCGGGGCCCGCCACCGACAGGTCGCAGGCGCCGAGGAGGCCGAGGCCGCCCGCGCGTACATGGCCGGTGACCCTGGCGACGACCGGCTTGGGGAGTTCGATGATCGTCCGCAGCAGGCGGGCGAGGCCGAGCGGGCCGGAGGCCGCGGCTGCCGCGGGGTCCGTGGCCTCCGTCAGGTCCGCTCCCGCGCAGAACGTCGTCCCGGTGTGGGTGAGCAGCACGGCGCGGGTGCCGGCGGACCCGGCCGCCTCTGCCAGCGCCTCGTGGAGCTCGCCCACCAGGCGCCGGGAGAGCGCGTTGCGGTTGCGTGGGGAGTCGAGGGTGAGGACGGTGACGCCCCGGTCGTGGGCGCGCCGTACCAGCGGTCCGTCCGGGGTGGCGTCCGGTGTGGCGTCGGTCATGAGGCCGTGGAACTCCTTTCCCTGGCGCGCAGTTCGCGCCGCAGGATCTTGCCGGTGGCGGCGCGGGGCACGAGGTCCGTGAACTCCACCCGCCGTACCTTCTTGTACGGGGCGACCCGCCCGGCAACGTACGCGATGACGTCCTCCTCGGTGAGCCGGGCCCCCGCCCCGCCGCGCTGCCGTACGACATACGCCTTGGGTATCTCGTTGCCGTCCGCGTCGGTGACGCCGATCACCGCGGCGTCCGCGATGCCTTCGTGGGCGAGCAGCACCGCTTCGAGGTCGGCCGGCGCGACCTGGTAGCCCTTGTATTTGATCAGCTCTTTGACCCGGTCGACGACGTGCAGCCAGCCGTCCGCGTCCACCTGCCCGATGTCGCCGGTGTGCAGCCAGCCGTCCGCGTCGATCATCGCGTCGGTCTCCGCGGGCCGCCCGAGGTAGCCCTTCATCACCTGCGGGCCGCGGATCCAGATCTCGCCGCTCTCGCCGGTGCCGAGGTCCTTGTCCGCGTCCAGGCAGCGGATGCGCATCTCGGTGCCCGGCAGCAGCTTGCCGACGGTGCCGGGCGGCGCGTCGGCGGCGCCCAGCGGCACGATGTGGGTGCCGGGCGACAGTTCGGTCATGCCGTACGCCTGCATGACGGGCGGGATGCCCAGGCGCCGGGCGCAGGCGTCGGCGAGCCGGGCGTCCAGCGGGGCGGCGGCGCTGACGAGGTAGTCGAGCGAGGACAGGTCGTACTGGGTGACGGCCGGGTGCTTGGCGAGGGCCAGCACGATGGGCGGGGCCACGTACACCGCGTTGATCCGGTACTTCTCGATGGTGCGCAGGAAGTGTTCGAGGTCGAAGCGGGGCAGCACGACGACGGTGGAGCCGTTGCGCAGCGGGGAGTTGATCAGGGCGGTGAGGCCGTAGATGTGGAAGAACGGCAGTACGGCCAGCACGCGGTCGCCGGGGCCGCTGCCGACCAGCCGGTTGAGCTGGGCGAGGTTGGTGGCGATGTTGCGGTGGGTGAGCATCACGCCCTTCGGGGTGCCGGTGGTGCCGGAGGAGTAGGGCAGCACGGCCACGTCGTGCGCGGGGTCGATGCGGACGGCCGGTTCGGGCGCGGTGGAGGCGATCATGTCGCGTACGGAGCGGTGGCCCACGGCGCCGTCGCAGACGAACACCTCCGTGATGCCGCCCGTCTGCTCGGCGGCGCTGCGGGCGGTCTCCAGCAGCGGGGCGACGGTGACGATCCAGTTGGCGCCGGAGTCGCGCAGCTGCTGGGCGAACTCGCCCGATGTGCACAGGGGGTGCACGGTGGTGACGGCGGCGCCGCAGCGCGAGGCGGCGTAGAAGACGGCCGGGTAGGCGATGGTGTTGGGGCTGTGCAGCGCGAGCACGTCGCCGGGCAGGACGCCCGCGTCGGCCAGGGCCGCGGCGATCCGGCGGCTGGCGCCGTCGAGTTCGGCGTAGCTGAGCGTGGTGCCGTCCTGGCCGTCGATCAGCGCGGGCAGGGCGGCGTGCTCGGTGGCCGACCGGCCCAGTACGGCTTCGTGGATCGGCAGGTCGACGGGCGCGACATCGGCGTACTGACTGTGAAAGACCATGGCCATCCCCTCAGCAGCGGCGCGCGCCCGGTGCCGGTACGGGCCGCGGGCGGGCGCCTGTCCGTGTGCGTGCAGCATCGCGGTTGCCGGTGCGGTTGTCAGTACGGCGACCGCGATGCCGGGCACGGCCGGTCAGTACGACTTCGGGAGCCCGAGGCTCTGGTGGGAGACGTAGTTGAGGATCATCTCCCGGCTGACCGGCGCGATCCGTGCCACGCGGGCCGCGGTGATCAGGGACGCGAGGCCGTACTCGTGGGTCAGGCCGTTGCCGCCGAGGGTGTGCACCGCCTGGTCCACGGCCCTGACCGCCGCCTCGGCCGCCGCGTATTTGGCCATGTTGGCGGCCTCGCCCGCG includes:
- a CDS encoding metal-dependent transcriptional regulator, whose amino-acid sequence is MSGLIDTTEMYLRTILELEEEGVVPMRARIAERLEQSGPTVSQTVARMERDGLLTVAGDRHLELTEEGRRLATRVMRKHRLAECLLVDVIGLEWEQVHAEACRWEHVMSEAVERRVVELLRHPTESPYGNPIPGLEELGEKAEADPFLDAGMVSLMDLEAGADGKTVVVRRIGEPIQADAQLMYTLRRAGVQPGAVVSVTESPSGVLVGSSGEAAELQSEIAAHVFVAKR
- a CDS encoding SIS domain-containing protein, producing MGESNRLAGQYFDAAIELLRRVRDEEDERIGAAGTLIADTVEAGGRVFVFGAGHSSLPAQDTVYRAGGLAIMNLLTVPGVVGVDVRPATLGSALERVDGLAGAVLDTSPLEAGDVLIIISLSGRNSLPVEMAMNARALGLKVIGVTSVAYADETRSRHVSGTHLRDHCDLVLDSKIPVGDAELTVPGIEAPFAPASTVVTSAIMQSVVATAAGVLADRGIEPPLLRSGNVDGGHDWNGRVMREYADRIYYRQ
- a CDS encoding PAS domain-containing protein yields the protein MPGDGPDPQPDSEDSGLLAALLDGMDAALCAFGADGAVTHWNREAERLLGWTAAEAVGRQGLAGWAVRKEDADEVEADLLAATRSPGRQVHEFALLTKDGRRVLVRTQSSAVLGPDGRAAGVYCAFSEVHAQIDLERSIALSEALFVDASWGVVLVDADLRPAVVNAHAARALGMGRTAVLGRPLGDLLAQGVEELESALTHVLAEGTPPAAAELWVTLRSDEVEQTRRCWRSGFVRLASPLAEEPVPLGVGWIFQDVTDAKRAEQEASLLRFRAQQLHRAGRAAGECEDPMEAAAVHLDFALAGFADHGLIDVVGGGGGGDTGVSAVGPDAAGPPALVRAIASPAGAPGPSEAMPPTGIPVAYGPGHPAAQALERCGSVRAGAGPAIAEGWAAARKWPDGTVHGLCVVLRSRGRTLGVATFLRGPSRRPFDRADASYAEDVASRIAAALDLAGGPAGREP
- the pdxH gene encoding pyridoxamine 5'-phosphate oxidase, whose protein sequence is MLQDVAVHSADTPLPDPFDPSAMRAQYRAEGLDETDLAPSPYDQFARWFKEAAASGLHEPNAMVVSTADAAGRPSSRTVLLKRFDEHGFVFFTNYTSRKGRDLAENPYASLLFPWHPLARQVIITGPATRIGRDETAAYFRTRPHGSQLGAWASDQSAPVASRAELERGWAELAARYPEGEQVPAPPHWGGIRVVAETVEFWQGRENRLHDRLRYERQGDGDGWAVVRLAP
- a CDS encoding citrate synthase 2; the encoded protein is MSDFVPGLEGVVAFETEIAEPDKEGGALRYRGVDIEDLVGKVSFGNVWGLLVDGSFNPGLPPAEPFPIPVHSGDIRVDVQSALAMLAPVWGLKPLLDTDEQTARDELARAAVMALSYVAQSARGQGLPMVPQKEIDKAGTVVERFMKRWRGEPDPKHVAAVDAYWTSAAEHGMNASTFTARVIASTGADVAAALSGAVGAMSGPLHGGAPSRVLGMIEEIERTGDATAYVKRALDRGERLMGFGHRVYRAEDPRARVLRRTARELGAPRFEVAEALEKAALEELHNRRPDRVLATNVEFWAAIVLDFAEVPAHMFTSMFTCARTAGWSAHILEQKRTGRLVRPSAKYVGPGPRGPEAVDGYTAPA
- a CDS encoding VOC family protein; translation: MNLVSLRMITDDVARLVGFYEHVTGVRAEWATPEFAECVTPSGTLAIAGSRTVALFGEDIARAAANHSVIIEFRVPDVDAEHRRLTDLGHTFVQQPTTMPWGNRSLLLRDPDGNLVNLFTPVTEDAVRRQERPARYAGAV
- a CDS encoding helix-turn-helix transcriptional regulator, whose protein sequence is MTTSTTARVLALLEILQGGGVRTVPELAARLGVDERTVRRYVGHLLDLDIPVDAVRGRYGGYRLAPGYRMPPLMLTDEEALAVLLGLLAGQRGGPGAASAAAGESAAAKVRRVLPVALRQRLEALLETADFTERPRPAAPPEAAVLLELAEAVRKRRPVAFAYTDRKGDGSARTVLPYGLVAHSGRWYLTGAGRDGGEMRIFRLDRIASVRVLSGSFEIPDGFDPAATVLDHLARTPWKHDVSLRVRGTVEHLHDHLPAGIAALSHDEPDPSDDEPGWVRVRIRAERLDWIPPVLAALDRPFVIERPAALRDLVRALARRLGSYADADDPSR
- a CDS encoding TetR/AcrR family transcriptional regulator translates to MGTVTSSRAAKEPQQERSRATRRALLEAAVSCLAERGWSGSTVSVVAERAGVSRGAAQHHFRTREDLFTAAVEHVAEMRQSALKAVANDLPPTGSSARTRIVVEEIVGLYTGPLFRAALHLWVAASDEEPLRERVTALEARVGREAHRTAVALLGADEAVPGVRETVQGLLDMSRGLGLATLLTDDKPRRDRVVTQWAHILDTVLNGG
- a CDS encoding enoyl-CoA hydratase family protein; this encodes MTDATPDATPDGPLVRRAHDRGVTVLTLDSPRNRNALSRRLVGELHEALAEAAGSAGTRAVLLTHTGTTFCAGADLTEATDPAAAAASGPLGLARLLRTIIELPKPVVARVTGHVRAGGLGLLGACDLSVAGPGATFAFTEARLGLAPAVISMPLLPRMDPRAASRYYLTGERFDAAEAARTGLVTMAADDPDAALEPVLAGLRKGSPQGLAESKALVTAEVLRAFDRDTAALAETSARLFASDEAREGMTAFLQRREPSWVR
- a CDS encoding 4-coumarate--CoA ligase family protein, whose amino-acid sequence is MVFHSQYADVAPVDLPIHEAVLGRSATEHAALPALIDGQDGTTLSYAELDGASRRIAAALADAGVLPGDVLALHSPNTIAYPAVFYAASRCGAAVTTVHPLCTSGEFAQQLRDSGANWIVTVAPLLETARSAAEQTGGITEVFVCDGAVGHRSVRDMIASTAPEPAVRIDPAHDVAVLPYSSGTTGTPKGVMLTHRNIATNLAQLNRLVGSGPGDRVLAVLPFFHIYGLTALINSPLRNGSTVVVLPRFDLEHFLRTIEKYRINAVYVAPPIVLALAKHPAVTQYDLSSLDYLVSAAAPLDARLADACARRLGIPPVMQAYGMTELSPGTHIVPLGAADAPPGTVGKLLPGTEMRIRCLDADKDLGTGESGEIWIRGPQVMKGYLGRPAETDAMIDADGWLHTGDIGQVDADGWLHVVDRVKELIKYKGYQVAPADLEAVLLAHEGIADAAVIGVTDADGNEIPKAYVVRQRGGAGARLTEEDVIAYVAGRVAPYKKVRRVEFTDLVPRAATGKILRRELRARERSSTAS